A part of Candidatus Deferrimicrobium borealis genomic DNA contains:
- the treZ gene encoding malto-oligosyltrehalose trehalohydrolase, translating into MRCDVTGHRSLPLGASLLPDIRCHFLVFAPSAETVEVRLLSPGDRVVLLERDDLGYHHGVVDGVKAGARYLYRLDGGKELPDPASRFQPQGVHGPSMVIDPDAFSWMGLKWRGIPLSSYILYELHVGTYTPEGTFDAVIPRLDSLAELGVTALELMPVSQFPGRRNWGYDGVFPFAVQESYGGPEGLKRLVDACHLRGLAVVLDVVYNHLGPEGNYLSDFGPYFSDRYRTPWGSAVNFDGPFSDEVRRYFLENALYWLKEFHVDALRLDAIHGIMDFSASPFLSELAGAVRDLRKEEGRMMYLIPESDLNDARIVMPRDEGGYGLDAQWSDDFHHALHTLLTGERDGYYGDFGGIGHMGRAFTDGFVYSGQYSAYRKRRHGNPSRHLPAGKFVVFAQNHDQVGNRMRGERLARLVCFESLKLAAGVVLLSPFLPLLFMGEEYGEVAPFLYFVHHGDTGLIEAVRKGRKEEFAAFGWKGEIPDPQDEDTFLRSRPDPALRESGNHARLLELHRELIRIRKTDPVLRRTDREGMEVVPFEKERALFILRRDGSARTAAVFHFGDVPVYLPLPLPGEGWEKVLDSADVRWGGPGGAAPERPDPCGGIVCALRPNSFLLLSNSGKENR; encoded by the coding sequence ATGCGATGCGACGTGACCGGCCACCGTTCCCTTCCGCTGGGGGCGTCACTGCTTCCGGACATCCGCTGCCACTTCCTCGTGTTCGCGCCGTCGGCAGAAACAGTGGAGGTGCGCCTGCTCTCTCCGGGAGACCGTGTCGTGCTCCTGGAACGTGACGACCTGGGGTACCACCACGGGGTCGTCGACGGGGTGAAGGCAGGCGCGCGGTACCTCTACCGGCTGGACGGCGGCAAGGAGCTCCCGGACCCGGCGTCCCGATTCCAGCCACAGGGCGTCCACGGACCCTCCATGGTCATCGACCCCGATGCGTTCTCCTGGATGGGCCTGAAATGGCGCGGGATCCCTCTGTCTTCGTACATCCTCTACGAGCTCCACGTCGGGACGTACACGCCCGAAGGCACCTTCGACGCCGTCATCCCGCGCCTGGACTCCCTCGCGGAGCTGGGGGTCACCGCCCTGGAACTGATGCCTGTGTCGCAGTTCCCCGGAAGGAGAAACTGGGGATACGACGGCGTCTTCCCGTTCGCGGTGCAGGAGAGCTACGGAGGGCCGGAAGGCCTGAAGCGCCTGGTGGACGCATGCCACCTCCGCGGCCTGGCCGTCGTCCTGGACGTGGTCTACAACCACCTCGGACCGGAGGGGAATTACCTCTCCGACTTCGGCCCCTACTTCAGCGACCGGTACCGCACTCCGTGGGGATCCGCCGTGAACTTCGACGGCCCCTTCAGCGACGAGGTCCGCAGGTATTTCCTGGAGAACGCCCTCTACTGGCTGAAGGAGTTCCACGTCGACGCGCTGCGCCTCGACGCGATTCACGGCATCATGGACTTCAGCGCCTCCCCTTTCCTCTCCGAGCTCGCCGGGGCCGTGAGGGACCTCCGGAAGGAGGAGGGCCGGATGATGTACCTGATCCCGGAGAGCGACCTGAACGACGCGCGGATCGTCATGCCCCGGGACGAAGGAGGGTACGGCCTCGACGCGCAATGGAGCGACGACTTCCACCACGCGCTCCACACGCTCCTGACGGGGGAACGGGACGGGTACTACGGCGACTTCGGCGGCATCGGACACATGGGCCGGGCGTTCACCGACGGGTTCGTCTATTCCGGGCAATACTCCGCATACAGGAAGCGCCGGCACGGAAACCCGTCGCGCCACCTCCCGGCGGGAAAGTTCGTCGTGTTCGCCCAGAACCACGACCAGGTGGGGAACCGGATGCGCGGGGAGCGGCTCGCCCGCCTGGTCTGCTTCGAGTCCCTGAAGCTCGCCGCGGGCGTCGTCCTGCTTTCTCCCTTCCTGCCGCTCCTGTTCATGGGGGAGGAGTACGGCGAGGTTGCTCCGTTCCTCTACTTCGTGCACCATGGCGACACGGGCCTCATCGAGGCGGTCCGGAAAGGGCGGAAGGAGGAGTTCGCCGCCTTCGGCTGGAAGGGCGAGATCCCCGATCCCCAGGATGAGGATACGTTCCTGCGTTCCCGTCCGGACCCTGCGCTCCGGGAATCGGGTAACCATGCGCGGCTCCTGGAGCTTCACCGCGAGCTGATCCGGATCCGGAAGACCGATCCGGTCCTGCGCCGGACGGACCGGGAAGGCATGGAAGTGGTCCCCTTCGAGAAGGAACGCGCGCTGTTCATCCTGCGCCGGGACGGCTCCGCGCGGACCGCGGCGGTGTTCCATTTCGGGGACGTTCCGGTGTACCTGCCGCTGCCGCTTCCCGGCGAGGGGTGGGAGAAGGTGCTGGATTCCGCCGACGTCCGCTGGGGTGGCCCCGGGGGAGCGGCTCCCGAACGGCCGGACCCGTGCGGGGGGATCGTATGCGCACTCCGGCCGAACTCCTTCCTCCTGCTCTCGAATTCCGGAAAGGAGAATCGCTGA
- a CDS encoding DUF3536 domain-containing protein — translation MDRYVCIHCHFYQPPRENPWLEAIELQDSAYPYHDWNERISAECYAANAFSRAHTGDGRIEKIVNNYARVSFNFGPTLLSWMKEKSPAVYRAVLEGDQESRKAFSGHGSALAQGYNHIILPLANARDKETQVRWGIKDFTYRFGRPPEGFWLPETAVDLETLEVLAREGIRFTILAPHQGAQVREKGAEDWNDVSGGRIDPTIPYELDLPSGRKISIFFYDGPISQGVAFERLLDNGEFLANRLLGAFSDQRPWPQQLVHIATDGETYGHHHTHGEMALTHAMRLFDANPEVRVTNYGEHLEKFPPTHEVRIIENSSWSCVHGVERWRSNCGCNSGGNRGWNQEWRGPLREALDWLRDSIAPLFEGEGRKVFRDPWAAREEYISVILDRSDASVDEFLGRHAAGELTSEQKTRALELMEIQRHAMLMYTSCGWFFDELSGIETVQVLQYAGRVVQLSGEFFGDSVETGFLERLERAKSNVPEHKEGRTLYDNFVKPATVDLHKVGAHYAVSALFENFGERSRIFCYDVERENFRVQTAGRTKLILGKARITSGITRKSAFVSFGLLHMGDHNVSGGIRDFRDEETYETLTREIGDVFKTADLPEVIRTVDKHFGLETYSLKLLFRDEQRKILHMILDQTLSETEGIHRQIYQQNATTIRFLSGLCIPLPDPLFASAKVALNTELRRAVSGESLDASAINGLLEESRGIGIPVDSAGLEFALQKRVEAIADDFRKKPDDIDLLRRFEEAVGTANALPIKVLLWGAQNIYDEVLKAAYPGFLAKSRNGDEPAALWVGRFRSVGKQLSILVPVD, via the coding sequence ATGGATCGATACGTCTGCATCCACTGCCACTTCTACCAGCCGCCGCGGGAGAACCCCTGGCTGGAGGCGATCGAACTGCAGGACTCCGCATATCCCTACCACGACTGGAACGAGCGGATCTCCGCGGAATGTTACGCGGCCAACGCCTTTTCCAGGGCCCACACCGGGGACGGACGGATCGAGAAGATCGTCAACAACTACGCCCGCGTCAGCTTCAACTTCGGCCCGACGCTGCTGTCCTGGATGAAGGAGAAATCCCCCGCGGTGTACCGCGCCGTCCTCGAAGGCGACCAGGAAAGCCGCAAGGCGTTCTCCGGGCACGGCTCCGCCCTGGCGCAGGGGTACAACCACATCATCCTTCCCCTGGCCAACGCCCGGGACAAGGAAACGCAGGTGCGCTGGGGGATCAAGGACTTCACGTACCGCTTCGGGCGGCCTCCGGAGGGCTTCTGGCTCCCGGAGACCGCCGTGGACCTGGAAACCCTCGAGGTCCTGGCCCGGGAGGGGATCCGGTTCACGATCCTCGCCCCCCACCAGGGGGCCCAGGTGCGGGAGAAGGGGGCCGAAGACTGGAACGACGTCAGCGGCGGCCGGATCGATCCCACGATCCCGTACGAGCTCGATCTTCCCTCGGGGCGGAAGATCTCCATCTTCTTCTACGACGGACCCATCTCCCAGGGAGTCGCCTTCGAGCGGCTTCTCGACAACGGGGAGTTCCTCGCCAACCGCCTGCTGGGGGCATTCTCCGACCAGCGCCCGTGGCCGCAGCAGCTGGTGCATATCGCCACCGACGGGGAGACGTACGGCCACCACCACACCCACGGAGAGATGGCGCTTACGCATGCGATGCGCCTTTTCGATGCGAACCCGGAGGTTCGCGTCACCAACTACGGAGAGCACCTGGAGAAATTCCCGCCCACCCACGAAGTGCGGATCATCGAGAACAGTTCCTGGAGCTGCGTCCACGGCGTGGAACGCTGGCGAAGCAACTGCGGATGCAACTCCGGCGGCAACCGTGGGTGGAACCAGGAGTGGCGGGGACCGCTGCGGGAGGCGCTGGACTGGCTCCGGGACTCCATCGCCCCCCTGTTCGAAGGGGAAGGGAGGAAGGTCTTCAGGGACCCGTGGGCCGCCCGGGAAGAGTACATCTCGGTGATCCTCGACCGGTCCGACGCCTCCGTCGACGAATTTCTCGGAAGGCACGCCGCCGGGGAGCTGACGTCGGAACAGAAGACCCGGGCGCTCGAGCTGATGGAGATCCAGCGGCACGCCATGCTCATGTACACGAGCTGCGGGTGGTTCTTCGACGAGCTCTCGGGGATCGAAACAGTGCAGGTACTCCAGTACGCCGGCCGCGTCGTACAGCTTTCCGGGGAGTTCTTCGGCGACTCCGTCGAAACCGGGTTCCTGGAGCGGCTCGAGCGGGCAAAAAGCAACGTGCCGGAACATAAGGAAGGACGCACCCTGTACGACAATTTCGTGAAGCCGGCCACGGTGGACCTGCACAAGGTCGGGGCCCACTACGCGGTGAGCGCCCTCTTCGAGAATTTCGGCGAACGCTCCCGGATCTTCTGCTACGACGTCGAGCGCGAGAACTTCCGCGTCCAGACGGCGGGCAGGACGAAGCTCATCCTCGGGAAAGCGCGGATCACCTCCGGGATCACGCGGAAATCGGCGTTCGTGTCGTTCGGCCTCCTGCATATGGGGGATCACAACGTCAGCGGAGGGATCCGAGACTTCCGGGACGAGGAGACGTACGAGACCCTCACCCGGGAGATCGGCGACGTCTTCAAGACCGCCGACCTCCCGGAGGTGATCCGGACCGTGGACAAGCATTTCGGGCTGGAAACCTATTCGCTGAAACTTCTGTTCCGGGACGAACAGCGGAAGATTTTGCACATGATCCTCGACCAGACCCTCTCCGAGACGGAAGGGATCCACCGGCAGATCTACCAGCAGAACGCCACCACGATACGTTTCCTTTCGGGCCTGTGCATCCCCCTTCCCGATCCCCTGTTCGCCTCCGCGAAGGTCGCGCTCAACACGGAGCTGCGCCGTGCCGTTTCGGGAGAGAGCCTCGACGCGTCCGCCATCAACGGGCTCCTGGAAGAGAGCCGCGGCATCGGCATCCCGGTCGATTCGGCGGGCCTCGAGTTCGCCCTGCAGAAGAGAGTCGAGGCGATCGCGGACGACTTCCGGAAGAAACCCGACGATATCGACCTGCTCCGCCGATTCGAGGAGGCGGTGGGAACAGCCAACGCGCTCCCCATCAAAGTGCTCCTCTGGGGCGCCCAGAACATCTACGACGAAGTGCTGAAGGCCGCCTACCCCGGTTTCCTGGCGAAGTCCCGCAATGGCGACGAACCGGCGGCTCTCTGGGTCGGTCGTTTCCGTTCCGTCGGAAAGCAACTCTCCATCCTCGTCCCGGTGGATTGA
- the treY gene encoding malto-oligosyltrehalose synthase, translating into MTALRIPAATYRLQFHRRFRFEHAAALVPYLDALGITDLYASPIFQARRGSSHGYDVTDPTRLNVELGAEENFESLVSALKERGMGLLLDIVPNHMAASVENRWWTDVLESGQGSPFSGFFDIDWHSPKKALTNKVLLPILGGPYGRMIEEQEISLRLEKGGFTVHCPSVKLPVSILSYPRILSLRLPSLEETYGPDHPSFRELWDLITTIEHLPKTAEADTEAARERYASEEGIKERLLRLYTERHEIREYVDETLRTVNGRKSDPGSFDHLDRILSEQHYWLSFWRLANEEINYRRFFAVSELVSLRVEDPRVFDASHELVLRLAREGKVTGLRVDHVDGLYDPHGYLVRLMQRLTGSEDENPSRGFYVLIEKILGRDEALPPAWPIHGTTGYDFMNALNGVFVSAGGVKTLDEIYARFTGTAPDFREMVYRSKRLTMDTLFAGEMHSLGQHLGRLAEQDRYARDLPRKELRAAVVEATACFPTYRTYARGHELSARDVRYIAKALKEAQQRSTEASTPVFDFLRRVLLQEIPPSLAGNDREDWLRFLMRWQQFTGPIMAKGFEDTSLYIYNRLVSMNEVGGDPSSAGISVSAFHGRGEMMASRWPHSMNATSTHDTKRSEDVRARVNVLSEIPEEWEKRLLQWSRLNAGRKRIVNGIATPDPGEEILLYQDLLGAWPLDEKELPGFRNRIENYMVKAIREAKVYTRWMHPNIAHENAVKEFVAALLSDLSPETNQFLADFLPFQGKIAHYGALNSLAQVVLKIAAPGVPDIYQGTELWDFSLVDPDNRRAVDFQSRIRLLNELMNQEHRGLLSLAGELLSSWRDGRLKLYVTYKGLAFRRQRRELFLSGAYLPLPVTGGRKEHALAFARGHGGAWAIAAVPRLMTRLAPPGEFPLGPPAWGARIAVRLPAELPSLWRNVFTGEILHASRTDGAKLLHLHAVFHDFPVALLEGMSEEV; encoded by the coding sequence GTGACGGCGCTCCGGATTCCGGCAGCCACCTACCGGCTCCAGTTTCACCGGCGGTTCCGGTTCGAGCACGCCGCCGCCCTGGTGCCGTACCTGGACGCTCTGGGCATCACCGACCTCTACGCGTCGCCGATCTTCCAGGCGCGCCGGGGCAGTTCGCACGGGTACGACGTGACCGACCCCACCCGCCTCAACGTCGAGCTGGGGGCCGAGGAGAATTTCGAATCGCTCGTGAGCGCGCTGAAGGAGCGCGGCATGGGGCTGCTGCTGGACATCGTCCCCAATCACATGGCCGCCAGCGTCGAGAACCGGTGGTGGACGGACGTCCTCGAGAGCGGGCAGGGGTCGCCCTTCTCGGGATTCTTCGACATCGACTGGCACTCCCCCAAGAAGGCGCTGACCAACAAGGTGCTTCTCCCCATCCTCGGCGGACCGTACGGCCGGATGATCGAGGAGCAGGAGATCTCCCTGCGGCTGGAAAAGGGCGGCTTCACCGTTCACTGCCCCTCCGTGAAACTTCCGGTGTCCATCCTGTCGTACCCGCGGATCCTTTCCCTTCGGCTTCCGTCGCTCGAGGAGACCTACGGGCCGGACCACCCGTCGTTCCGCGAGCTCTGGGACCTGATCACGACGATCGAACACCTGCCGAAGACTGCCGAGGCCGATACGGAGGCGGCCCGGGAGCGGTACGCGTCCGAAGAGGGGATCAAGGAGCGGCTCCTGCGTCTGTACACGGAACGCCACGAGATCCGGGAGTATGTCGACGAAACCTTGCGGACCGTGAACGGGCGGAAAAGCGATCCCGGCAGCTTCGACCACCTCGACCGCATCCTCTCCGAGCAGCACTACTGGCTCTCCTTCTGGCGGCTGGCCAACGAGGAGATCAACTACCGGCGGTTCTTCGCGGTCAGCGAACTGGTCAGCCTCCGGGTCGAGGACCCCCGGGTCTTCGACGCCTCCCACGAGCTGGTCCTCCGGCTGGCCCGGGAAGGAAAGGTGACCGGCCTGCGCGTGGATCACGTCGACGGCCTGTACGATCCGCACGGGTATCTCGTCCGGCTCATGCAGCGGCTGACGGGGTCGGAGGACGAAAACCCTTCCCGCGGATTCTACGTCCTGATCGAAAAGATCCTCGGGAGGGACGAGGCGCTTCCGCCCGCCTGGCCGATCCATGGAACGACGGGATACGACTTCATGAACGCGCTGAACGGGGTCTTCGTCAGCGCCGGGGGCGTCAAGACCCTGGACGAGATCTACGCGCGGTTCACCGGCACCGCGCCGGATTTTCGGGAGATGGTGTACCGGAGCAAGAGACTGACGATGGACACCTTGTTCGCGGGGGAAATGCACTCGCTGGGCCAGCACCTCGGGCGGCTGGCGGAGCAGGACCGGTACGCGCGGGACCTTCCCCGGAAAGAGCTTCGCGCCGCGGTGGTCGAGGCCACGGCCTGCTTCCCCACCTACCGGACATATGCCCGCGGCCATGAACTGTCCGCCCGGGACGTCCGGTACATCGCAAAAGCCCTGAAAGAGGCGCAGCAACGCAGCACCGAGGCAAGCACCCCCGTGTTCGACTTCCTGAGGCGGGTCCTGCTGCAGGAGATCCCCCCGTCCCTCGCAGGGAACGACCGGGAGGATTGGCTTCGTTTCCTGATGCGCTGGCAGCAGTTCACGGGCCCGATCATGGCGAAAGGGTTCGAGGATACCTCGCTGTACATCTACAACCGGCTCGTCTCGATGAACGAGGTCGGCGGCGACCCCTCCTCCGCCGGGATCTCCGTAAGCGCGTTCCACGGCCGCGGCGAAATGATGGCCTCCCGCTGGCCCCATTCCATGAACGCCACGTCGACCCACGACACCAAGAGAAGCGAGGATGTCCGGGCGCGGGTCAACGTCCTCTCGGAAATCCCGGAGGAGTGGGAAAAACGACTTCTGCAGTGGAGCCGGCTGAACGCGGGACGGAAGCGGATCGTGAACGGAATCGCCACGCCGGACCCTGGCGAGGAGATCCTCCTCTACCAGGACCTCCTGGGCGCGTGGCCCCTCGACGAGAAGGAACTCCCGGGGTTCCGGAACCGGATCGAGAACTACATGGTGAAGGCCATCCGGGAGGCCAAGGTCTACACCCGCTGGATGCACCCCAACATCGCCCACGAAAACGCGGTAAAGGAGTTTGTCGCGGCCCTGCTTTCGGACCTGTCTCCCGAGACCAACCAGTTCCTGGCGGATTTCCTTCCCTTCCAGGGGAAGATCGCGCATTACGGCGCGTTGAACAGCCTGGCCCAGGTCGTGTTGAAGATCGCGGCCCCGGGGGTTCCCGACATATACCAGGGAACGGAACTCTGGGACTTCTCGCTGGTGGACCCGGACAATCGCCGGGCGGTGGATTTCCAGAGCCGCATCCGCCTTCTGAACGAACTGATGAACCAGGAGCACCGGGGTCTCCTCTCCCTGGCCGGGGAGCTCCTCTCCTCGTGGCGGGACGGACGGCTCAAGCTCTACGTGACGTACAAGGGGCTCGCCTTCCGGCGGCAGCGGCGGGAGCTGTTCCTTTCGGGAGCGTACCTGCCGCTCCCCGTGACGGGGGGACGGAAGGAGCACGCGCTGGCCTTCGCGCGGGGGCATGGCGGTGCGTGGGCGATCGCGGCCGTTCCCCGGCTCATGACCCGCCTTGCGCCGCCGGGTGAATTCCCCCTCGGTCCTCCGGCCTGGGGCGCAAGGATCGCCGTCCGGCTTCCCGCGGAACTCCCTTCGCTGTGGCGTAACGTCTTCACGGGGGAGATCCTTCACGCGTCCCGGACCGACGGAGCGAAGCTGCTGCACCTGCATGCGGTGTTCCACGATTTCCCTGTGGCGCTGCTGGAGGGCATGTCGGAAGAGGTGTGA
- a CDS encoding metallophosphatase family protein produces MRIALVSDLHANLEALKSLDRALSALSPERVYHLGDLVGFGAHPEECVRWAISNTRGGVLGNHDAVALNLLGREASAPAYNAARWAKERLSAAARKYLSLLPMRELVLRSRLLLVHGAPSDPFRRIFGEEDADAELDIFPEATTVAVGHSHVPQAVVRSRGGNTVLFQKGSRTVRGVSRLLVNPGSVGAPRDRKDSASFLIFDDQRFSFSWYRVPYDGRSSLEAIRDVGIPAPPGPDYPPVIERVLRAIGKWKGVILSV; encoded by the coding sequence ATGCGCATTGCACTGGTATCCGACCTGCACGCCAACCTGGAGGCGCTGAAGTCCCTGGACCGGGCGCTTTCGGCCTTATCCCCCGAAAGGGTCTACCACCTGGGGGACCTCGTCGGCTTTGGGGCGCACCCCGAGGAGTGCGTTCGCTGGGCCATCTCCAACACGCGAGGGGGCGTTCTGGGCAATCATGACGCCGTCGCGTTGAACCTGCTGGGGCGGGAAGCGTCAGCGCCCGCCTACAACGCGGCCCGCTGGGCCAAGGAACGGCTGTCCGCGGCGGCCCGGAAGTACCTTTCCCTCCTTCCCATGCGGGAGCTGGTACTCCGATCCCGGCTCCTGCTCGTCCATGGGGCGCCTTCGGACCCGTTCCGGAGGATCTTCGGGGAAGAGGACGCCGATGCAGAATTGGACATATTCCCCGAAGCGACGACCGTGGCCGTGGGGCATTCCCACGTTCCGCAGGCGGTCGTCCGGAGCCGGGGAGGGAACACCGTCCTGTTCCAGAAGGGGAGCCGCACGGTCCGGGGGGTGAGCCGGCTCCTGGTGAACCCCGGGAGCGTCGGGGCCCCGAGGGACCGGAAGGATAGTGCGTCCTTCCTGATCTTCGACGATCAACGCTTTTCGTTCAGCTGGTATCGGGTCCCGTACGACGGCAGATCGTCCCTGGAGGCGATAAGGGACGTGGGCATTCCAGCCCCCCCCGGGCCGGACTACCCCCCCGTGATAGAGAGAGTCCTCCGCGCGATCGGGAAATGGAAAGGGGTTATCCTGTCCGTCTAG